DNA from Massilia antarctica:
GGTCCAGGCCGCCCTGATCGAGCACAGTGCGCCAGTGCAGCTGAGCGCACTGGAAGGCAAGCGCGAGGCGTCGGCCGACGCCAAAGGCCGCACCGACGCCAGCGTGCTGCGCGCGCTGGCCACCCGCGTGCTGCAAGAAGGCGGCGTCGGCGCGGAGCATGTCAAACTGGTCGTGGCCGACACCGGTAACCGCAGCAGCCGCGTGATGGAAACAATGAGCTTGGCCGGGGCCCTGCTGCCCGAACTCGACAGCGCCGACGAGCTGCTCCAGGTCGGCAGCGCCAGCGGCACCTGCGGCGCGGTACCCTTCGTGGCCGCGCTGGCCGTGGCCGCGCACCAGGCCGCGACACTGAACGCCCCTGTACTATGCCTGAGCAATGAAGATCCTTTCCGTCGCTGCGCCGCCCTGGTCCGGCCCGCGACGGTCCTGTCGTAAACGTTTTCTAAACTGAGTTTCTGATAATGATGCAATCAATCTGGCAGTTCCTGACGAGCCGTCGCACCCTGATCGTGATGGGGTGGCTGGCGTTTGCCGCCATCTTGCTGATCGGGGCGGCGGTGCTGGACCTCCCCATCGAATACGCGTTCGCCGTACTCGGGGTGGCCCTGTTCTTCGGCTTGCTGGTCTGGCTGTGGCGCCGCCACAAGCGCAAGCAGGCCGCCGGCAACCTCGGCGAGATGCTCGAACAGCAAGTCAGCCACTCGCCGGTGCGCGCCGATCCGGCCCAGCGCCAGGAACACGAGACCATCAAGAAACGCATGCTCGATGCGATCGCCACCATCAAGGGTTCCAAGCTGGGCCAGTTGTCGGGCGATGCCGCGCTGTACGAATTGCCCTGGTATATGGTGATCGGCAATCCGGCGGCCGGCAAGAGTACCGCGATCGCCAGTTCCGGCCTGCAGTTCCCTTTCGCCGACAGCAAGATCGTCCAGGGCGTGGGCGGCACCCGCAATTGCGACTGGTTTTTCACCACCGACGGCATCCTGCTTGACACGGCCGGGCGCTATTCGGTGGTCGACGAAGACCGCACCGAGTGGTTCGGCTTCTTGTCGCTGCTGAAAAAATACCGCAAAAAAGCCCCGATCAACGGCATCATCATCGCCGTCAGCGTGGCCGAACTGACCGGCAACCGCCCCGAGTTCGCCATCAACCTGGCCAAGAACCTGCGCATGCGCGTGCAGGAACTGACCGAGCGCCTCGAAGTGCACGCGCCGGTCTACGTGGTCTTCACCAAGGCCGACCTGATCGCCGGCTTCAACGAATTTTTCCAGGATACCGAACGCACTGAACGCGACAGGGTCTGGGGCGCCACCCTGCCCTATAGCCACTCCACCGGCAGCGAAAAAGCGCTGGCCCAGTTCGACGCCCGTTTCGACGAGCTGTACGACGGCCTGAAAGACATGAGCGCGGCCAATATGGCGCTGCAGTGGCGCGAACGCATGCCGCCAGGCGTATTCACCTTCCCGCTCGAGTTTTCCACCATCAAGCAGCCGCTGCGCACCTTCATCGCCACCCTGTTCGAGGAAAACCCATTCCAGTTCAAGCCGGTGTTCCGCGGCTTTTACTTCACCAGCGCGCTGCAGGAAGGCGAATCGATCTCGGCCTCGTCCCAGCACGTGGCGCAACTGTTCGACATCAAGCTGCAGCCGCAGCACCACGCCGAAACCCAGACCCAGAGCGGCTTCTTCCTGCTCAACCTGTTCCGCAACGTGATCTTCGCCGACAAGGACCTGGTCGCCCAGTACGCCAGCCCGAACAAGACGCGCATGCGCTACGCCGCCTTCTTCCTGGCCACCGCCATGGTCGGCCTGACCCTGGGCGGCTGGAGCTGGTCGTACATGAGCAACCGCAAGCTGGTTGAGAACGTCCAGGCCGACCTCGACCAGGTGGTCAAGATCCAGGCCAACAAGATCGACCTGCAATCGCGCTTCGATGCCCTGCAAATCCTGCAGGACCGCATCGAACAGCTGGAAAAATACCGCGACGACCGTCCGCTCTCGCTCAGCCTCGGCCTGTACCAGGGCGATTTGCTCGAACGCAAGCTGCGCGAGGAATACTTCAGCGGCGTGCGCGAAATCATGCTCAAGCCGGTCGCCGGCGCGCTCGAATCCTTCCTGGCCGAAGTCAACGCCAACGCCGCCCAGCTGCAGGCCGGCGTCAAGCCGGTCGCACCGGACGCGCCGGGCGGCGCCACGGTCGTGCCGCCCGCCAGCGGTACCGCCACGCCGGCACCGGCGGCGGTAGCGGTGGCGGCGGCCGTGCCGGCCAGCACCCAGTTCAAGGATTCCTCGCCGACCAGTACCCAAGATGGCTACAACGCCCTCAAGACTTACCTGATGCTGGCCGATAAATCGCGCTTCGAAAGCGGCCACCTGAACGACCAGCTGACCCGCTTCTGGCGCGGCTGGCTCGACGCCAACCGCGGCGCCATGCCGCGCGAGCAGATGATCCGCAGCGCCGAACGCACCATCGCCTTTTACCTGGCCCAGATGGAAGACGTGTCCTGGCCGCGCATCGAGAACAAGCTGGCCCTGGTCGACCAGACCCGCGACACCCTGCGCCAGGTGGTGCGCGGCATGCCGGCGCGCGAACGCGTATACGCCGATGTCAAGGCGCGCGCCGCCACCCGTTTCCCGTCGATGACGGTGGGCCGCATCGTCGGCGACCAGGACAAGGAACTGGTGCTGGGCAGCTACGCGGTGCCGGGCAGCTTCACGCGCGAAGCCTGGGAAGGTTTCGTCCAGGCCGCCTTCAAGGATGCCGCCAACAAGGAACTGCAAAGCGCCGACTGGGTGCTGCGCACCGCCTCGACCAGCGACCTGACCCTCGAAGGCAGCCCGGAACAGATCCAGAAGGCGCTGGTCGAGATGTACAAGAACGATTACGCCCGCGAATGGCAAAAGTTCGTGCA
Protein-coding regions in this window:
- the tssM gene encoding type VI secretion system membrane subunit TssM, with product MQSIWQFLTSRRTLIVMGWLAFAAILLIGAAVLDLPIEYAFAVLGVALFFGLLVWLWRRHKRKQAAGNLGEMLEQQVSHSPVRADPAQRQEHETIKKRMLDAIATIKGSKLGQLSGDAALYELPWYMVIGNPAAGKSTAIASSGLQFPFADSKIVQGVGGTRNCDWFFTTDGILLDTAGRYSVVDEDRTEWFGFLSLLKKYRKKAPINGIIIAVSVAELTGNRPEFAINLAKNLRMRVQELTERLEVHAPVYVVFTKADLIAGFNEFFQDTERTERDRVWGATLPYSHSTGSEKALAQFDARFDELYDGLKDMSAANMALQWRERMPPGVFTFPLEFSTIKQPLRTFIATLFEENPFQFKPVFRGFYFTSALQEGESISASSQHVAQLFDIKLQPQHHAETQTQSGFFLLNLFRNVIFADKDLVAQYASPNKTRMRYAAFFLATAMVGLTLGGWSWSYMSNRKLVENVQADLDQVVKIQANKIDLQSRFDALQILQDRIEQLEKYRDDRPLSLSLGLYQGDLLERKLREEYFSGVREIMLKPVAGALESFLAEVNANAAQLQAGVKPVAPDAPGGATVVPPASGTATPAPAAVAVAAAVPASTQFKDSSPTSTQDGYNALKTYLMLADKSRFESGHLNDQLTRFWRGWLDANRGAMPREQMIRSAERTIAFYLAQMEDVSWPRIENKLALVDQTRDTLRQVVRGMPARERVYADVKARAATRFPSMTVGRIVGDQDKELVLGSYAVPGSFTREAWEGFVQAAFKDAANKELQSADWVLRTASTSDLTLEGSPEQIQKALVEMYKNDYAREWQKFVQGVTIRDLNGFEAAAAAMNRLGDPQTSPINKLIATVYEQTSWDNPSLADKGLASAKRDLMGWFREVILRRKPSHLTVDIPPTPTGSSVPALPLGPVGREFSGVARLVAAKDNNASLMRGYMEHLSKLRSRFNTIKNQGDPGPGAKQLMQQTLDGSGSELAEALKYVDEQMLTGMSDIQKQAIRPILVRPLMQTFAVIVRPTEAEIDKVWAAQVLQPFRQNLAGKYPFASDSRSEATNDEIGLMFGPAGAIAKFFDTTIGPLVVRRGDVVAARTWANMGIGLSPSAVNSFPGWIAPLSAGGVANAAAASSASTEAQTQFDLQALGATGATEFTIEIDGQSLRWKGQPQPYVRMVWPNPQGTPGTRITAITPAGQTVVLLNEPGHFGLRKMVESAQRKRKDDGAFELSWESSGVKVTSNLKIIPAGSAPRPAAAPAPAPGRGFKGLRLPDSIISSTLPAAGPAPAAAPAAGAQQ